A DNA window from Aythya fuligula isolate bAytFul2 chromosome 4, bAytFul2.pri, whole genome shotgun sequence contains the following coding sequences:
- the MTUS1 gene encoding microtubule-associated tumor suppressor 1 isoform X2, with product MLWSPKFSLSNMRVRLTAKGLLRNIRLPSGYKKSTVIFHTVDKGKQRSPKSSCIQTQTSTDVHSPGTKTAELTQYKTKCENQSGIILQLKKFLSSSNQKFEALTIVIQHLQSEREEALKQHKELSQELVNLRGELVTTSAACEKLERDRNELQVAYEGFLQKLNEQHHSDLAELEERLKQFYTAECEKLQSICIEEAEKYKAQLQEQVDNLNITHENFKLELENSHSEKVEELKKEYESSFSELKNAHESERKSLEESFKEKQELLEKKIDELKCENESLSEKLKLEEQKQIAKEKANLKNPQIMYLEQELESLKAVLEIKNEKLHQQDIKLMKMEKLVENNTILMDKLKKVQQENEELKARMDKHMELSRQLSTEQAVLQESLEKESKVNKRLSMENEELLWKLHNGDLCSPRKLSPSSPSVPLQSPRNSGNFSSPTVSPR from the exons TTGACAAGGGCAAGCAGCGGAGTCCAAAAAGCTCGTGCATACAGACACAAACCTCCACAGATGTGCATTCACCTGGCACAAAAACAGCTGAGTTGACACAGTACAAGACAAAATGTGAGAACCAAAGTGGAATCattctgcagctgaagaaatTCCTGTCAAGCAGCAACCAGAAGTTTGAAGCATTGACAATTGTGATCCAGCACCTGCAGTCtgag AGGGAGGAAGCACTGAAACAACACAAAGAGTTATCTCAGGAGCTGGTCAACCTTCGAGGAGAACTGG TAACCACTTCTGCAGCTTGTGAGAAATTGGAGAGAGACAGGAATGAACTGCAGGTTGCTTATGAaggatttctgcagaaattaaatgagCAACATCACAGTGATTTAGCTGAACTGGAGGAGAGGCTTAAACAGTTTTATACTGCAGAATGCGAGAAGCTCCAAAGTATCTGCATCGAAGAAGCTGAGAAGTACAAAGCGCAACTCCAGGAGCAG GTGGACAATTTAAATATCACACATGAAAACTTTAAGCTGGAACTTGAAAACAGCCACTCAGAAAAAGTAGAGGAACTGAAAAAGGAATACGAATCCTCTTTTTCAG AGCTCAAGAATGCCCATGAATCTGAAAGGAAGTCACTTGAAGAgtcctttaaagaaaagcaagaattgCTTGAG aaaaaaattgatgaattaaaatgtgaaaacgAATCTctgagtgagaagctgaaattagAAGAGCAAAAACAAATAGCCAAAGAAAAAGCCAATCTT aaaaaccCGCAGATTATGTATCTGGAACAGGAGCTGGAAAGTTTGAAAGCAGTGCTGGAGATCAAGAATGAGAAACTCCATCAGCAGGATATAAAGCTAATGAAGATGGAAAAACTG GTGGAAAACAACACCATCCTAATGGATAAATTAAAGAAGGTtcagcaagaaaatgaagaattaaaagctCGGATGGACAAACACATGGAGCTTTCAAG GCAACTTTCTACTGAGCAAGCTGTTTTACAGGAGTCACTAGAAAAAGAATCGAAAGTAAACAAGCGCCTGtcaatggaaaatgaagaacttCTATGGAAGTTGCACAACGGCGACCTATGCAGCCCAAGGAAACTGTCTCCCAGTTCTCCATCCGTGCCTCTTCAGTCCCCACGAAATTCTGGTAACTTCTCTAGTCCTACGGTATCACCGAGATGA
- the MTUS1 gene encoding microtubule-associated tumor suppressor 1 isoform X1, whose translation MECLAALLAEVRASQEAMEAGQKELKRDMETSQKEIRTVLALQRSQQQVKEELKAEVKSSHLDIRNVLEEIQRVREEMEARLNTQADLVLLIKEVSTNLTCVDKAFQKMEERQKVLTSLHLPTREDIEHGFFFEKCLHKMHVNFQKPVEANGLDEEHGNMVLRVDKGKQRSPKSSCIQTQTSTDVHSPGTKTAELTQYKTKCENQSGIILQLKKFLSSSNQKFEALTIVIQHLQSEREEALKQHKELSQELVNLRGELVTTSAACEKLERDRNELQVAYEGFLQKLNEQHHSDLAELEERLKQFYTAECEKLQSICIEEAEKYKAQLQEQVDNLNITHENFKLELENSHSEKVEELKKEYESSFSELKNAHESERKSLEESFKEKQELLEKKIDELKCENESLSEKLKLEEQKQIAKEKANLKNPQIMYLEQELESLKAVLEIKNEKLHQQDIKLMKMEKLVENNTILMDKLKKVQQENEELKARMDKHMELSRQLSTEQAVLQESLEKESKVNKRLSMENEELLWKLHNGDLCSPRKLSPSSPSVPLQSPRNSGNFSSPTVSPR comes from the exons ATGGAGTGCCTCGCGGCATTGCTGGCAGAAGTTAGAGCTAGTCAGGAGGCGATGGAGGCTGGGCAGAAGGAGCTGAAGCGTGACATGGAAACATCTCAAAAGGAAATCAGAACAGTGTTAGCACTGCAGAGGAGTCAACAGCAGGTGAAAGAGGAACTGAAAGCAGAGGTGAAGTCCAGTCACTTGGATATAAGAAATGTGCTCGAGGAAATCCAGCGAGTAAGGGAAGAAATGGAAGCTCGATTAAATACTCAGGCCGATCTGGTCTTACTGATCAAAGAAGTGAGCACCAACCTGACATGCGTAGACAAGGCTTTCCAGAAGATGGAAGAGAGGCAGAAAGTTCTTACCAGCCTGCACCTTCCTACAAGAGAAGACATCGAGCATggatttttctttgagaaatgcTTGCACAAGATGCATGTGAATTTTCAGAAGCCCGTGGAAGCTAACGGTTTGGATGAGGAACATGGAAACATGGTGCTTAGGG TTGACAAGGGCAAGCAGCGGAGTCCAAAAAGCTCGTGCATACAGACACAAACCTCCACAGATGTGCATTCACCTGGCACAAAAACAGCTGAGTTGACACAGTACAAGACAAAATGTGAGAACCAAAGTGGAATCattctgcagctgaagaaatTCCTGTCAAGCAGCAACCAGAAGTTTGAAGCATTGACAATTGTGATCCAGCACCTGCAGTCtgag AGGGAGGAAGCACTGAAACAACACAAAGAGTTATCTCAGGAGCTGGTCAACCTTCGAGGAGAACTGG TAACCACTTCTGCAGCTTGTGAGAAATTGGAGAGAGACAGGAATGAACTGCAGGTTGCTTATGAaggatttctgcagaaattaaatgagCAACATCACAGTGATTTAGCTGAACTGGAGGAGAGGCTTAAACAGTTTTATACTGCAGAATGCGAGAAGCTCCAAAGTATCTGCATCGAAGAAGCTGAGAAGTACAAAGCGCAACTCCAGGAGCAG GTGGACAATTTAAATATCACACATGAAAACTTTAAGCTGGAACTTGAAAACAGCCACTCAGAAAAAGTAGAGGAACTGAAAAAGGAATACGAATCCTCTTTTTCAG AGCTCAAGAATGCCCATGAATCTGAAAGGAAGTCACTTGAAGAgtcctttaaagaaaagcaagaattgCTTGAG aaaaaaattgatgaattaaaatgtgaaaacgAATCTctgagtgagaagctgaaattagAAGAGCAAAAACAAATAGCCAAAGAAAAAGCCAATCTT aaaaaccCGCAGATTATGTATCTGGAACAGGAGCTGGAAAGTTTGAAAGCAGTGCTGGAGATCAAGAATGAGAAACTCCATCAGCAGGATATAAAGCTAATGAAGATGGAAAAACTG GTGGAAAACAACACCATCCTAATGGATAAATTAAAGAAGGTtcagcaagaaaatgaagaattaaaagctCGGATGGACAAACACATGGAGCTTTCAAG GCAACTTTCTACTGAGCAAGCTGTTTTACAGGAGTCACTAGAAAAAGAATCGAAAGTAAACAAGCGCCTGtcaatggaaaatgaagaacttCTATGGAAGTTGCACAACGGCGACCTATGCAGCCCAAGGAAACTGTCTCCCAGTTCTCCATCCGTGCCTCTTCAGTCCCCACGAAATTCTGGTAACTTCTCTAGTCCTACGGTATCACCGAGATGA
- the MTUS1 gene encoding microtubule-associated tumor suppressor 1 isoform X3 yields the protein MGCSGSRLCTYPPCAAARREEALKQHKELSQELVNLRGELVTTSAACEKLERDRNELQVAYEGFLQKLNEQHHSDLAELEERLKQFYTAECEKLQSICIEEAEKYKAQLQEQVDNLNITHENFKLELENSHSEKVEELKKEYESSFSELKNAHESERKSLEESFKEKQELLEKKIDELKCENESLSEKLKLEEQKQIAKEKANLKNPQIMYLEQELESLKAVLEIKNEKLHQQDIKLMKMEKLVENNTILMDKLKKVQQENEELKARMDKHMELSRQLSTEQAVLQESLEKESKVNKRLSMENEELLWKLHNGDLCSPRKLSPSSPSVPLQSPRNSGNFSSPTVSPR from the exons ATGGGCTGCTCCGGCAGCAGGCTCTGCACCTACCCGCCGTGCGCCGCAGCCAGG AGGGAGGAAGCACTGAAACAACACAAAGAGTTATCTCAGGAGCTGGTCAACCTTCGAGGAGAACTGG TAACCACTTCTGCAGCTTGTGAGAAATTGGAGAGAGACAGGAATGAACTGCAGGTTGCTTATGAaggatttctgcagaaattaaatgagCAACATCACAGTGATTTAGCTGAACTGGAGGAGAGGCTTAAACAGTTTTATACTGCAGAATGCGAGAAGCTCCAAAGTATCTGCATCGAAGAAGCTGAGAAGTACAAAGCGCAACTCCAGGAGCAG GTGGACAATTTAAATATCACACATGAAAACTTTAAGCTGGAACTTGAAAACAGCCACTCAGAAAAAGTAGAGGAACTGAAAAAGGAATACGAATCCTCTTTTTCAG AGCTCAAGAATGCCCATGAATCTGAAAGGAAGTCACTTGAAGAgtcctttaaagaaaagcaagaattgCTTGAG aaaaaaattgatgaattaaaatgtgaaaacgAATCTctgagtgagaagctgaaattagAAGAGCAAAAACAAATAGCCAAAGAAAAAGCCAATCTT aaaaaccCGCAGATTATGTATCTGGAACAGGAGCTGGAAAGTTTGAAAGCAGTGCTGGAGATCAAGAATGAGAAACTCCATCAGCAGGATATAAAGCTAATGAAGATGGAAAAACTG GTGGAAAACAACACCATCCTAATGGATAAATTAAAGAAGGTtcagcaagaaaatgaagaattaaaagctCGGATGGACAAACACATGGAGCTTTCAAG GCAACTTTCTACTGAGCAAGCTGTTTTACAGGAGTCACTAGAAAAAGAATCGAAAGTAAACAAGCGCCTGtcaatggaaaatgaagaacttCTATGGAAGTTGCACAACGGCGACCTATGCAGCCCAAGGAAACTGTCTCCCAGTTCTCCATCCGTGCCTCTTCAGTCCCCACGAAATTCTGGTAACTTCTCTAGTCCTACGGTATCACCGAGATGA